The Lysinibacillus timonensis nucleotide sequence TTTGAACAATGTTTTTAAAGGTTCAATCAATTCGAACTTCATATCTTCTGGAAGCCCACCTACGTTATGGTGAGATTTAATTGTTTGTGCAGTTGCTGTTCCAGATTCGATAATATCAGTATAAAGAGTTCCTTGAGCTAGGAAGTCCATGTCTTCTAATTTTGATGATTCTTCGTCAAACACGTAAATAAATTCGTTACCGATGATTTTACGTTTTTTCTCTGGGTCTGAAACACCTTTTAACTTATTCATGAAACGTTCACGCGCATCGATTTTGATCACTTTCATATCAAAATCTTCTGTGAATGTTTTCATTACTTGTTCAACTTCACCTTTACGGTTTAAGTTATGATCAACAAACATACATGTTAATTGGTCGCCAATTGCTTTATGAATTAAAACAGCTACTACTGAAGAATCCACTCCACCTGATAAGGCACATAGAACTTGTTTGTCGCCAACTTGTTCACGAATTTTCTTCATCTCTAATTCAATAAAGTTCGCCATCGACCAGTCGCCTTTAGCAGAACAAATATCGAATACAAATTGACGTAATAAATCATTGCCATACACAGAATGGCGCACTTCAGGGTGGAATTGCACTGCATATAAACCACGATCAACATTTTGCATTGCTGTAATTGGACAAGAAGCACTAGTTGCAATTACTTCAAAGCCTTCAGGAACTTCCGTTACTAAGTCACCATGGCTCATCCAAACGATCTGATCCTTTGGAAGGTTACCAAATAACTTGTTGTCAACAGTTACATTAATTTCAGCTTTCCCATATTCGCGTGTGTCAGCAGGTTCAACTTTTCCACCAAGCGCATGCGACATCAATTGCATCCCATAACAAATACCTAAAATCGGTAAACCTAAATTGAAAATCGCTTCATCTACTTTAAAAGCCTTTTCGTCATATACCGAGTTTGGCCCACCTGAAAAAATAACTCCAACAGCGTTCATTTCTTTAATTTCTTCAGCAGTTATCGTATGTGGATGCAATTCTGAGAACACACCAAATTCACGAATACGACGTGTAATTAATTGGTTAAATTGACTACCAAAGTCTAGTACGACGATTTTTTCTTGCTCTTTTAACAATGGAGTAGTTGACACGTTTTACACCTCTTCTAATTTGAAGGCAGCCTTAACATTTTCTATAAAAAAACGCGTTCAAAAAGAATTCTTTCTGACGCGTTCATTAAACTTAAAAAAGGCGGGTAGAAACTTGCTGGAATGATGCATAGTTAAACCCGCCTTCATAGATAAGTTATTAAGGTAACTTAGTAGAAACATCCGAACCAGATTATCGGACTTATATGAAGGCAGCCTATCATTATTATTTTCCTTAAATTTTAACCTTAGTATTATCTAAAATCAACTGCTACTACGATTGATTAAATATTCCCAACTTTCTTTCAGCTTGCTGAAGTCAATATTCTTTTTTTCTTTACTGTAAATATATTGTTCATAAACACGAATAATATTAGACATATCACTCGTACCAAATGCATGATCCACCACTTTCGCAAACGATTGCAATGTCTGTTCATCATGTCGTTTTAAACCTCTTAATTCTAGCACTCTTAACAATTGACTAAACATTGTCTCAAAGGAGGATTCGTCCATTACTTTCTTTTTATTCATCTTAATATAAACCTTTGGCAACCATTTTCTACGAGAGATTAACAATAATATCCCAGCCGCTAATATAGAAAGGTTTATAATTACGAATAATATATGATTTTTATTTATCATATCAATGATACGCACAAAGAAATTCGGACCATTTTGTTTTATTGATTCTTGCTGTTTCTCCTCTTCCTCTTCTAGAGTTGGAGTATTCTGATTTTCTTCTAGCATCATTTCTTCATTTGAATAATCCGTTTCAATATCGTAATCAATTGAACGCATATTAGAAAAACCAATCGTTGGTTCAAAATTAACCCAACCAACATCCGGAATATATGCTTCTACCCAAGAGTGGGCATTATTATTCGTAATTTCATACGTTTTCATTTCTCCGTTAGTGTTTACTATATCACCACCAACGAATCCTTTAACCCATCTCGCAGGAATCCCGACTGAACGTAATAGAACGACCATGGAAGATGAAAAATTATCACAATAACCTACTTTTGTTTCAAATAAAAACTGGTCTACATAATCTTCATCTTCACCTGGCACCGCTACATTTTCGGTCTCATATCGAAAATTATTTTGTGAAAAGTAGCTTTCTATTGCCCTTGCCTTCTGATAAGGCGTTACCGAATCTTTAACTATTTCATTCGCTAGTTCTTCAACCCTTTGAGGTAAGGAATCCGGCAACTGTAAGTAGCGCCCAAATAACTCAGAGTCAATTTGTTCTGTTGGTTGACTTTGCAACTCACTATATAGGTAGGTCGGTTTACTAAATTCAACGCTATAATTATCTAGATCCAATATTCGATTATCCGCATATGGATAGAGCTTTTCAGAATTGGTATTCATAATAATACCAACTTCACCATACAAATTATTCAACGACTCATCCACAGCTACCTTTTTCAACCCATATGGTTGAAATATAAAGTCGAAGGGAAGGACTTGCCTAATATAAGCAACCTGCTCATTCTCTTCAGGTCCTGAAGAGATCGAATATTGAATTTCCTCTTCCATATCAAAATAAGCAGACTCAGTAGGCTTAGAGATAGACTGTTCCCAACCTTTTGACGTGTACAAATCTTTTGTTTCAACTCGCCAGTACTGCTTGGATTCTGCGTATGCCATAAAAACAACTGTATCGTCCGCAACAAATGATCCTCCTAGTTTACTGTCGTTTGTGCCGTAACCCACTTTCGATATACCATTTCCATCATCCAAACCATCCCCTTGTCCCGTAGCGGCTTTAATATAAGGAACCGGATCTGGCCACTGAGGTTCTGATTTTGGTAGAAGTATTGCTATTACGCTAGTTATACCTATCAATAGAATAGCAGGTATCATGACGGAAAAATATTTATACCACCGCAGTTGTACACCAGATAGAATCATTAATCTCTTCACATATAGGAAAACAGTCATAATCAAACCTAGTAAAACAACCTTTACTATTGCATATGAACCATCATATTCAGTAAAGGTATCTAATGTTGCAATAAAGAATATCGTCAGTACTAAGAAGTAGAAAATCGTCTTCCTAACGGTAACCCAATGGTGAATTAAATAAATTAGCATCCATATCAAAACAAAGAACAAAAAAGTTCTAAATGAGTCCGTTATTTCTAACCATCTTCCACTAAAAACCGTGATAAGATTGAATTGAATTTCATTCGAGAAAAATTGTAACCCTTCAAATGAAATGGGAGACTCTTCTGTATAGACATTAATAATAAACCAAGCAATATACCCTAATTTAATAATCCAAGAAATAATAAAATGAATATTCAATAGACTTATTAATAGGCAAATACCAACAAACGCGAGGATCAATCCTAAGTGTCCTGTTTTCGTTAACTGCATAATTGGAATTAACCACTCTTGTAAAATAAAGAAAACGACAATGTAATATAACGCTAATTCGATTATATGGAATGCCTTTGTTTTCACGGTTTCAACACCTCCGTGAAAGCATTTTGGAATTGTGATTTGGATATTGAAATTACTTTTATATTCGGGTGATTCCTTTTAACAATCTGATTTTCCTCCGACACAACAAAACAAATAGCCCCTCGCATTAAATTCGTACTATTTGAAAAGAAATAAGCCATTTCCTCTGTAAAATTCGAAGTAATCAATAAAAGAGTTGAAGAACTTAAATTTCTTAATTCTTTTGTCAAAAGCGTATATATCGGTTCATTCGCATCTGGTAGAACAGTGGCTAAGTGCTGCAGGACTTTTCGATATTGACTTTGCGTTTTAATGTTAGGAAAATAACTTCGAGTTAAACCATAAGAGATAAAAGAGATATCCCCTTGACTTTTTACAACACTTTGTAAAATAGAAGCCGTTAAATCTACCACATCTTCGAAATGATGAAACGATGTTCGATCCATACACAAAAATATATGCTGTGATGTACGGTCCTCAAATTCCTTTGTGCGTAATGTCTCGTTTTTGGCAAAGGATTTCCAATGTATCCAAGAGAAGCGGTCTCCTGCTTGGTAATCCCTAACACCTGTTACCATAGAGGTATCTTTCATTATCGAAACATTCGATGCAATGCCACCGTTATCAAATTGCATTTGAATGGGCTGATATTTTATATTCTTCACATTTGGATATACTACGAAATTTTGAATCTCTTTAATTTCTTTACGGCGTGTTGTCCAACCAAAAAAATCTGTAAATGAAAATTCAAGCCCTTGAAATGCTAACTTTCCTCTATTTAAATTTGGTATTTCATACGACCATTCAAAATTACGTCTCCATCCTACGAAAAAAATATTACTCGCTTGACCATTCACCTTTTCGTAAAATTGTTGCCCCATCCCAATTTCATTGACTGTCATAAAGAGGATAGGGACCCACGACTTATTCTGAAAATGAACCGTAATACGAGCAGTGTCTCCCCTTTCAAGTGTTGTAGGTTTTATATCTCTACGTACATTTTGAATGTTAATAGGGAGAAAAGAAAAAAAGAATGAATAGATTAAGAAAGGAATTAGTGCATAAAAAAGAAACCAACTTACGAATCCACCTTGAAACATTGCATAACAAAATGTAGTGACCATTAACAAAATGATGAGGATAAATCGACTAACCCTTCTAAAGATCGGTCTAACCTTTTTCATTTTTCTGCAAACCTTTTGATTGGTACAACCGATTTGTTCATTATGCGATGTAGAACTGCTTCTTGTGTGATACCCTCATATCTCGCTTCAGGTCTTAAGATCATTCGATGAGCAAATACATATGGCGCTAAATATTGAACATCATCTGGTGTGACGTAATCTCGATCTTGCATTTTAGCATAGGCTTGTGCAGCTTTCATTAGGGCAATGGATGCACGAGGACTAACGCCAAGATATATTTCACTTACTTTTCTAGTAGCTCTTGCAATTTGCACTATATAACTTTTCACAGAATCTTCTACATAAACATTTTTCACTTCTTCTTGTAAAGCTAATAATCCATCTAACGAAACAATAGATTCTAGCGTAACAATTGGTTCTTTATTTTCTGCACGCCGTAGGACTTCCACTTCCTCTTGAGGAGATGGGTAACCCATTCTAACTTTCAGCATGAATCGATCAAGCTGCGCCTCTGGTAATGGATATGTTCCTTCATATTCAATCGGGTTTTGTGTAGCCATAACAAAAAACGGTTTTGGTATTTGAATTGTCTCACCATCAATTGAAATTGAAGCTTCTTCCATACTTTCCAACAATGCGGATTGTGTTTTAGGTGAAGTTCTATTGATTTCATCGGCTAATACGATATTTCCCAATATCGGACCTGGCCGAAATTCAAATTGTAATGTTTTAGGATTATAGATTGACACACCAATTACATCAGAGGGTAATAAATCAGGAGTAAATTGAATACGTTTAAATTGCGCTCCAATCGATTTAGCTAGGGCACGGACCATCATCGTTTTACCTACCCCAGGAACATCTTCAAGTAATACATGTCCACCCGCAAGCATTGCAACAACGCTTAATTGCGCTACTTCCCGTTTGCCAATCATGACCTTTTCGATATTTCCAATTATTGCTTCTATTTTATTATGCATTGCTCTCATACCTCCCAGTCTAGCGCAACAGTAGTCAGAATTTACGAAAAATATAATTAAAGCATATCCAAAACATGGTTTTAATACAACCGATTAGGATTAATTTAAATTTTTTTACAATATGTAACAAATATTATATATTCTTAAAATTTCTAAATAATGTTAAAAATATTCACCACTTATAAAAAAACCTTTAAAACATTTTAATAAACCAGTTATACTTGAACACTATTTTTTTAATGTTCTCTCTTCAAAGTTATCTACTACACAAATAAAATAACCTTACTAAGGCATCTACTGCTTCAGTAAGGCTTTTAAGTAATTATTCTAGCTTCAAAATTAACATCATGCTATTTCCAAAAATCATCAAAAATTGTAATTGGCATATGACGTTTGTGCTGTGATTTTAAATAGTGACCTTCGATAATTTCGCGTGCTTTCACCGACACTTCTTTACCTTCTAAGTAATCATCAATTACTTCATAGGTAACGCCTAATGCAGTCTCGTCAGGAAGGGCTGGTCGTTTTTCTTCTAAATCAGCAGTTGGCGTCTTCAAGAAGAGGTGTTCAGGACAATCTAAATGAGCTAATATTTCTCTACCTTGCCTTTTATTTAGACGGAAGATTGGTGTTAAATCCACTCCTCCATCGCCATACTTTGTGTAAAATCCAGTAATCGCTTCAGCCGCATGATCAGTTCCTACAACGACCGCATTATTCATAGCCGCAATGGAATACTGAACTTTCATTCGCTCACGTGCTTTTTCATTTCCTTTAGCAAAATCACTTAAATCTACTCCCGCCTCTTCAAGTGATTTGACACTTGCATCAACTGCAGGTTTTATATTGACAGTATACACCTTAGTAGGATTAATGAATTTGATCGCATCTTGAGCATCTTGCTCGTCAGCTTGTATGCCGTAAGGAAGTCGAACAGCTAAAGTTGAATACTTATGCTCCCCTACTTCTTCATTAAGTTCATCAACAGCCATTTGTATCAATTTCCCAGTTAGTGTAGAGTCTTGGCCACCACTTATTGCGATCACATAACCTTTTAAGAAGGAATGTTTTTTTGCATACTCCTTTAAAAAGGCAACGGATTTACGCACCTCTTCTTCAGGACTAATTTTAGGTATTACTTTCAATTCCGCAATAATTCTTTTCTGCAAGTCACCCATTGTCAATCCTCCTTAAAGATTTTCCATATCATCTACCATTTTACGTACTTCTTGAATATTCTCCATTTTATTATCCCAGCATTTTTGACTTAGATCCACAGGATATTCCTCTGGGTTAAGTGAACGTTTATATTCATCCCATAATAAATTTAGTCTGTCAGCAGCATATTTCTTCATAGTTAATACAGAAGGACTTTCGTAAATGATTTCACCTTGATCTATCACTTTTTGATGCAGTAATTCTGCTGTAAAGTTCGTTACAAACTTTGAAATGAAGGTATGAATTGGATGGAACATTTTAATCCGTTCTTCTGCTTGAGGATCTTCATCCTCCATCGTAATATAGTCACCTTCCGCCTTACCATTTTCAAGATTAATAATACGATACACCTTTTTCAAACCGGGTGTCGTTACTTTTTCGGCATTTGCTGTAATTTTGATTGTATCTTCCATTTCACCACGACTATTTTCAATTGAAACCAATTTATAAACAGCTCCTAAGGCTGGTTGATCATAAGCAGTTATAAGTTTTGTTCCAATACCCCAAGAATCAACCTTCGCACCTTGAGCTTTTAAATTAAGTATCGTGTATTCATCCAAGTCGTTTGATACGATTATTTTTGCATTTGGGAAACCCGCTTCATCTAGCATACGTCTAGCTTCTTTGCTTAAAAAAGAAATATCCCCACTATCTAATCGAATTCCAATGAAATTAATTTTGTCACCAAGTTCTTTTGCAACTCGAATCGCATTAGGTACACCCGATTTCAACGTATTGTAAGTATCAACTAAAAATACACAGTCTTTATGGCGTTTTGCATAAGCATGAAATGCGTCATACTCACTTTTATACGCTTGCACTAAAGCGTGTGCATGCGTTCCCGAAATGGGAATATTGAATAATTTCCCTGCTCGCACGTTTGAAGTAGAGTCGAAACCACCAATAACTGCCGCTCGTGCACCCCATATAGCAGCATCCATTTCCTGCGCACGTCTAGCACCAAACTCCGCCGCACTCTCTTGTTTAATAATTTGTTTAATTCGACTTGCCTTTGTTGCAATTAATGTTTGAAAGTTAACAATATTTAATAAAGCAGTTTCAATTAACTGCGCTTCAACTAATGGCGCTTCAATACGTACAAGCGGTTCATTAGCAAATACAACTTCCCCTTCAACCATCGAATATACAGTACCTGTAAAGCGTAGATCTCTTAAATAGTTAATGAAGTCTTCTTGATAACCTACTTCGTTTTGTAAATAATGTAAATCCGTTTCAGTAAATCTAAAATTCTTTAAATAATTTAGCATGCGTTCTAATCCAGCAAATATCGCATAACCATTACCAAATGGTAATTTACGGAAATACAACTCAAACACTGCTTTACGATTATGAGTACCATCAGCCCAATAGCTTTCAGCCATATTAATTTGGTACAGATCTGTGTGTAATGTTAAGCTATCGTCTGCGTAATTTGATTTCATAAGAAGCCCCTTCTTCCAATATCTTGATTAGTCCTAGTATACACTATTTGGTTAAATTCACAGTATTAATAATATTTGAATTTATTTATCATGAAATGTGTAACTAATATGAACAACTTACTATTTATGTTCGTTGGCAACCTATTTTCAAATAAAGAGACTAGCTCGTACTCCAAATCTTCGAACTAATTCTCTTTATTTATACATAGATTACTTTAGTTACTTGTAATATTCTTTACATGAAATATACTAATATTGCATTTCAAAATTATAGGAGTAAAAAAATGTCGCCAACAATAGAAGAAGCAATCAGGTTTCAGAATGTCATTTATCACAGGGACGGACATTCGATATTAAATCATATTTCAGGAGCAATTTATAAAGGGAAAATTACTACACTTGTAGGCCCTTCTGGAGCTGGTAAAACAACACTTTTAAAGTTATGTAATGAATTAATTTCACCTTCTTCAGGGGAAATTTACATAAACAGCAAGTTAATTACTTCTTATGAACCAACATTTCTAAGACGTAATGTAGGAATTGTATTACAAAATGCTCCCATAATTCGTGGTACTGTTTTCGAAAATTTATCATTACCTCGAAAACTACAAAAAGAGAAATTACTTAAAGATGAGGCTTTAAACTATTTAAAAATTGTCGGCTTAGATCCGCAATTCTTAAACCATCAAGTAACCGAACTATCCGGTGGACAAAAGCAGAAATTATCAATTGCACGAACCTTAATAAATCGTTCTGAAATATTATTATTAGACGAAATTACATCCGCTCTAGATCCATTGTCTCGAAATGAAATAGAACAACTTATTTTAAAAATAAATAAAAAATATAGCGTAACAATTGTTTGGATTACACATAATATACAACAAGCAAAAGACCTTGGGGATTACAGTTGGTTTATGATGAATGGACAACTTATAAGGAGTGGAAAAACATCCATTCTATCCGATACAACAAATATGGATATTAAACAGTTTGTTGAAGGGAAATTGACGTCATTATGACCTACACTTCACTTACTCTCACACTATTATTTGTACTAATCCCCCTCATATTGTCTAAAACATTAAATTTAGGTCTTGAAAAAGATACAGTTATTGCTACAGTACGGTCAATTATTCAATTGTTAGCAGTAGGTTATGTATTAAAATTTGTATTTGATTCGAATAGCGTTATTTATATTTTCTTAATGATTACTTTAATGATCATTGCGGCAACATTGAATGCTCGTAAAAAAGGAAAACGAATTAAAGGGATTACTTGGAAAATCGCTGTTACACTGATTACAGTTGAAATCGTTACTCAAAGTATATTGCTTGGGTTACAGATTGTACCAGCAACAGCACAATATATTATTCCAATAAGCGGAATGCTGATCGGGAACTCAATGGTTCTTTCAATCTTATTTTTAAATCGTTTTACTGCCGAGATAGAGTCTAATGAAGAAGCAATTGAACTGATTTTGTCTTTAGGTGGCACTCCGAAACAGGCTATTCATTTACAGCTACGAAATGCAATTCGTGCTAGTATGATTCCAACAATTGAGAGTCAAAAAACAATTGGTCTCGTTCAGTTACCAGGTATGATGAGCGGCCAGATTATCGGTGGGGCAGACCCTGTTGTTGCAGTTCAATTTCAAATTTTGATTATTTTCGCATTACTAACAACCGCTGCCTTATCAAGTATTTTAGTTGGAATATTATCTTATCCATCTTTATTCAACGAAAGGTTACAGCTAATCATTAAATAATTTAATATTCAATCTACTCAGTATGTGAGCTAAAATTAAAGTAACTATGCTATAATTTTTTCAAAAAGAAAAGGAGCAACATAGATGCCATTAATACGAGACTTTTTCATTCATTTATCAGAAAACCAATTCCTAAACAGCGCAGCACAAAAATATGGTTTGAAATTAGGAGCACAAAGTGTTGTTGCAGGAACAAATATTCCAGAAGCTATTGAAAGCATGAAGGAATTAAATAGACAAGGCATTTCTTGTACAATCGATAATTTAGGTGAATTTGTCTATGAACGTTCAGAAGCAACAAAGGCAAAGGAACAAATCCTGGCAGTGATTGAAGCTATTCATGAAAATGGTGTTGATTCACATATTTCAGTTAAGCCATC carries:
- the guaA gene encoding glutamine-hydrolyzing GMP synthase encodes the protein MSTTPLLKEQEKIVVLDFGSQFNQLITRRIREFGVFSELHPHTITAEEIKEMNAVGVIFSGGPNSVYDEKAFKVDEAIFNLGLPILGICYGMQLMSHALGGKVEPADTREYGKAEINVTVDNKLFGNLPKDQIVWMSHGDLVTEVPEGFEVIATSASCPITAMQNVDRGLYAVQFHPEVRHSVYGNDLLRQFVFDICSAKGDWSMANFIELEMKKIREQVGDKQVLCALSGGVDSSVVAVLIHKAIGDQLTCMFVDHNLNRKGEVEQVMKTFTEDFDMKVIKIDARERFMNKLKGVSDPEKKRKIIGNEFIYVFDEESSKLEDMDFLAQGTLYTDIIESGTATAQTIKSHHNVGGLPEDMKFELIEPLKTLFKDEVRALGLELGLPEEVVWRQPFPGPGLGIRVLGEVTEDKLEIVREADYILREEIKNAGLDRDIWQYFAVLPDIRSVGVMGDARTYDYTIGIRAVTSIDGMTSDWARIPWEVLEKISVRIVNEVKHINRVVYDITSKPPATIEWE
- a CDS encoding transglutaminaseTgpA domain-containing protein, encoding MKTKAFHIIELALYYIVVFFILQEWLIPIMQLTKTGHLGLILAFVGICLLISLLNIHFIISWIIKLGYIAWFIINVYTEESPISFEGLQFFSNEIQFNLITVFSGRWLEITDSFRTFLFFVLIWMLIYLIHHWVTVRKTIFYFLVLTIFFIATLDTFTEYDGSYAIVKVVLLGLIMTVFLYVKRLMILSGVQLRWYKYFSVMIPAILLIGITSVIAILLPKSEPQWPDPVPYIKAATGQGDGLDDGNGISKVGYGTNDSKLGGSFVADDTVVFMAYAESKQYWRVETKDLYTSKGWEQSISKPTESAYFDMEEEIQYSISSGPEENEQVAYIRQVLPFDFIFQPYGLKKVAVDESLNNLYGEVGIIMNTNSEKLYPYADNRILDLDNYSVEFSKPTYLYSELQSQPTEQIDSELFGRYLQLPDSLPQRVEELANEIVKDSVTPYQKARAIESYFSQNNFRYETENVAVPGEDEDYVDQFLFETKVGYCDNFSSSMVVLLRSVGIPARWVKGFVGGDIVNTNGEMKTYEITNNNAHSWVEAYIPDVGWVNFEPTIGFSNMRSIDYDIETDYSNEEMMLEENQNTPTLEEEEEKQQESIKQNGPNFFVRIIDMINKNHILFVIINLSILAAGILLLISRRKWLPKVYIKMNKKKVMDESSFETMFSQLLRVLELRGLKRHDEQTLQSFAKVVDHAFGTSDMSNIIRVYEQYIYSKEKKNIDFSKLKESWEYLINRSSS
- a CDS encoding DUF58 domain-containing protein, whose amino-acid sequence is MKKVRPIFRRVSRFILIILLMVTTFCYAMFQGGFVSWFLFYALIPFLIYSFFFSFLPINIQNVRRDIKPTTLERGDTARITVHFQNKSWVPILFMTVNEIGMGQQFYEKVNGQASNIFFVGWRRNFEWSYEIPNLNRGKLAFQGLEFSFTDFFGWTTRRKEIKEIQNFVVYPNVKNIKYQPIQMQFDNGGIASNVSIMKDTSMVTGVRDYQAGDRFSWIHWKSFAKNETLRTKEFEDRTSQHIFLCMDRTSFHHFEDVVDLTASILQSVVKSQGDISFISYGLTRSYFPNIKTQSQYRKVLQHLATVLPDANEPIYTLLTKELRNLSSSTLLLITSNFTEEMAYFFSNSTNLMRGAICFVVSEENQIVKRNHPNIKVISISKSQFQNAFTEVLKP
- a CDS encoding MoxR family ATPase yields the protein MHNKIEAIIGNIEKVMIGKREVAQLSVVAMLAGGHVLLEDVPGVGKTMMVRALAKSIGAQFKRIQFTPDLLPSDVIGVSIYNPKTLQFEFRPGPILGNIVLADEINRTSPKTQSALLESMEEASISIDGETIQIPKPFFVMATQNPIEYEGTYPLPEAQLDRFMLKVRMGYPSPQEEVEVLRRAENKEPIVTLESIVSLDGLLALQEEVKNVYVEDSVKSYIVQIARATRKVSEIYLGVSPRASIALMKAAQAYAKMQDRDYVTPDDVQYLAPYVFAHRMILRPEARYEGITQEAVLHRIMNKSVVPIKRFAEK
- the nadE gene encoding ammonia-dependent NAD(+) synthetase, encoding MGDLQKRIIAELKVIPKISPEEEVRKSVAFLKEYAKKHSFLKGYVIAISGGQDSTLTGKLIQMAVDELNEEVGEHKYSTLAVRLPYGIQADEQDAQDAIKFINPTKVYTVNIKPAVDASVKSLEEAGVDLSDFAKGNEKARERMKVQYSIAAMNNAVVVGTDHAAEAITGFYTKYGDGGVDLTPIFRLNKRQGREILAHLDCPEHLFLKTPTADLEEKRPALPDETALGVTYEVIDDYLEGKEVSVKAREIIEGHYLKSQHKRHMPITIFDDFWK
- a CDS encoding nicotinate phosphoribosyltransferase; the protein is MKSNYADDSLTLHTDLYQINMAESYWADGTHNRKAVFELYFRKLPFGNGYAIFAGLERMLNYLKNFRFTETDLHYLQNEVGYQEDFINYLRDLRFTGTVYSMVEGEVVFANEPLVRIEAPLVEAQLIETALLNIVNFQTLIATKASRIKQIIKQESAAEFGARRAQEMDAAIWGARAAVIGGFDSTSNVRAGKLFNIPISGTHAHALVQAYKSEYDAFHAYAKRHKDCVFLVDTYNTLKSGVPNAIRVAKELGDKINFIGIRLDSGDISFLSKEARRMLDEAGFPNAKIIVSNDLDEYTILNLKAQGAKVDSWGIGTKLITAYDQPALGAVYKLVSIENSRGEMEDTIKITANAEKVTTPGLKKVYRIINLENGKAEGDYITMEDEDPQAEERIKMFHPIHTFISKFVTNFTAELLHQKVIDQGEIIYESPSVLTMKKYAADRLNLLWDEYKRSLNPEEYPVDLSQKCWDNKMENIQEVRKMVDDMENL
- a CDS encoding phosphate ABC transporter ATP-binding protein, with translation MSPTIEEAIRFQNVIYHRDGHSILNHISGAIYKGKITTLVGPSGAGKTTLLKLCNELISPSSGEIYINSKLITSYEPTFLRRNVGIVLQNAPIIRGTVFENLSLPRKLQKEKLLKDEALNYLKIVGLDPQFLNHQVTELSGGQKQKLSIARTLINRSEILLLDEITSALDPLSRNEIEQLILKINKKYSVTIVWITHNIQQAKDLGDYSWFMMNGQLIRSGKTSILSDTTNMDIKQFVEGKLTSL
- the fetB gene encoding iron export ABC transporter permease subunit FetB gives rise to the protein MTYTSLTLTLLFVLIPLILSKTLNLGLEKDTVIATVRSIIQLLAVGYVLKFVFDSNSVIYIFLMITLMIIAATLNARKKGKRIKGITWKIAVTLITVEIVTQSILLGLQIVPATAQYIIPISGMLIGNSMVLSILFLNRFTAEIESNEEAIELILSLGGTPKQAIHLQLRNAIRASMIPTIESQKTIGLVQLPGMMSGQIIGGADPVVAVQFQILIIFALLTTAALSSILVGILSYPSLFNERLQLIIK